The following are encoded in a window of Palaemon carinicauda isolate YSFRI2023 chromosome 31, ASM3689809v2, whole genome shotgun sequence genomic DNA:
- the LOC137624243 gene encoding S-formylglutathione hydrolase isoform X3 — protein sequence MAAIVQESANKIFGGWQKVYSHDSKELQCKMKFGVYVPPQAELGPVPVVYWLSGLTCTEQNFVTKAGAQQYASQHGFLVVAPDTSPRGCNIEGEEDGWDFGTGAGFYVDATEEKWKTNYRMFSYITKELPEVISDNFKVQSDKAAIMGHSMGGHGALICALKNPGQYKSVSAFAPICNPINCPWGVKAFTGYLGENKDAWKEYDACELLKKYNGPPLEILVDQGKADNFLTQGQLLPDNLVSACAAQGVPVIMRMQEDYDHSYYFIGTFIGEHFDHHAKFLKN from the exons TAAGGAGCTGCAATGTAAAATGAAGTTTGGTGTATATGTTCCTCCACAAGCAGAGTTAG GGCCTGTACCTGTTGTCTATTGGTTATCGGGCTTGACATGCACTGAACAGAATTTTGTAACAAAGGCTGGAGCTCAGCAATATGCATCTCAACATGGGTTCCTGGTGGTTGCACCTGACACTAGCCCAA GAGGATGCAACATCGAAGGAGAGGAAGATGGCTGGGACTTTGGCACAGGTGCTGGATTTTATGTGGATGCTACAGAAGAAAAATGGAAGACCAACTACCGGATGTTTTCCTACATTACCAAAGAGCTGCCCGAGGTCATTTCTGACAATTTTAAAGTACAAAGTGATAAAGCAGCAATAATGGGTCATAG CATGGGTGGTCATGGTGCTCTTATTTGTGCACTTAAAAATCCTGGCCAGTACAAGTCTGTATCGGCTTTTGCTCCAATTTGCAACCCCATCAACTGTCCCTGGGGTGTAAAGGCATTCACAGGATACCTTGGGGAGAACAAAGATGCTTGGAAGGAGTATGATGCCTGCGAGTTGCTCAAGAAGTACAATGGACCTCCTTTAGAGATCTTAGTAGATCAG GGGAAGGCTGACAACTTTTTGACCCAAGGCCAGCTGTTACCTGATAATTTGGTTAGTGCTTGTGCGGCTCAAGGTGTACCTGTAATTATGAGAATGCAGGAAGATTACGatcattcttattattttattgGCACGTTCATTGGTGAACATTTTGATCATCATGCCAAATTTTTGAAGAACTAG